A region of Burkholderiales bacterium JOSHI_001 DNA encodes the following proteins:
- a CDS encoding hypothetical protein (TIGRFAM: 40-residue YVTN family beta-propeller repeat) codes for MRRPARRNALSFTLNVFRRRHRSAMLAAGLCLAGAVMAQAAAPASAPASAPASASASARAPGPRPIFVLNSLDATISMIDPVTATEIRRIPTGKEPHHLYLTPDEKSLIVANSAGNQLMFLDPVTGAVQRTLRDIVDPYHLRFSPDMKWFVTAANRLNHVDLYRWQPENADQPLKLVKRIDAPRTPSHLSIDSKSTVVYASLQDSDELLAVDLGTQAVRWKVKVGKMPADVYLSPDDKRLFVGLTGDRFVEVYDVTGASPKLITRIPTGEGAHAFRSLGDGKHVFVGNRVANTISMIDIDKLTVVAELPGPGGPDCMDITADGKTLLLSSRWARKLTFIDIASRKVVKQVAVGTSPHGVWTLDHAPRR; via the coding sequence ATGCGCCGGCCCGCCCGGCGAAACGCCTTGTCATTCACCCTGAACGTTTTCCGGCGCCGCCACCGCAGCGCCATGCTCGCTGCCGGCCTGTGCCTGGCCGGGGCCGTGATGGCCCAAGCGGCGGCGCCGGCTTCGGCGCCCGCTTCCGCGCCGGCTTCCGCTTCCGCTTCCGCAAGGGCGCCCGGCCCCAGGCCCATCTTCGTGCTGAACTCGCTGGACGCCACCATCAGCATGATCGACCCGGTGACGGCCACCGAAATCCGCCGCATCCCCACCGGCAAGGAGCCGCACCACCTGTACCTGACGCCGGACGAGAAAAGCCTGATCGTGGCCAACTCCGCCGGCAACCAGCTGATGTTCCTGGACCCGGTCACCGGGGCGGTGCAGCGCACGCTGCGCGACATCGTCGACCCCTACCACCTGCGCTTTTCGCCGGACATGAAGTGGTTCGTCACCGCCGCCAACCGGCTGAACCACGTGGACCTGTACCGCTGGCAGCCCGAAAACGCCGATCAGCCGCTGAAACTGGTCAAGCGCATCGACGCCCCGCGCACGCCCAGCCACCTGTCCATCGATTCGAAGAGCACCGTGGTCTATGCCAGCCTGCAGGACAGCGACGAACTGTTGGCGGTGGACCTGGGCACGCAGGCCGTGCGCTGGAAGGTCAAGGTCGGCAAGATGCCGGCCGACGTGTACCTGTCGCCCGACGACAAGCGCCTGTTCGTGGGCCTCACGGGGGACCGCTTTGTCGAGGTGTACGACGTCACCGGCGCCAGCCCGAAGCTCATCACCCGCATCCCCACGGGCGAGGGCGCGCACGCCTTCCGTTCGCTGGGGGACGGCAAGCATGTGTTCGTCGGCAACCGGGTGGCCAACACCATCAGCATGATCGACATCGACAAGTTGACCGTGGTGGCCGAACTGCCTGGCCCGGGCGGGCCGGACTGCATGGACATCACCGCCGACGGCAAGACGCTGCTGCTGTCCAGCCGCTGGGCGCGCAAGCTCACCTTCATCGACATTGCCAGCCGCAAGGTGGTCAAGCAGGTGGCGGTGGGCACCTCGCCACACGGTGTGTGGACGCTGGACCATGCGCCGCGCCGCTGA
- a CDS encoding diguanylate cyclase (GGDEF) domain-containing protein (PFAM: GGDEF domain~TIGRFAM: diguanylate cyclase (GGDEF) domain) — translation MELHLPTLLLACAAMMGLSAAVLGLTGLTQRVYRGHPWWVAATWGATLGVALESLRDAAPGVSLVAHLLLLQWPIVVLTGLRRFDARLPLPFKPALDAGLLGLAAVAVLVLDIRNGGAGDAATAYALAAGLLHLYVAVVLLSVAPQPRVPALRLVGALFMLLGVVLLARTWLPLDTQAAQAVRQHALTHALACVAFAFLALHATYERTEKDLRESRRKLKVLANLDMLTQVPNRRHFQELARRALDRDPPGSAAVVMFDIDHFKQINDNWGHAVGDRALRLLSRCLQEVLRQHDVSGRRGGDEFALLLPRTQAQDAMLVAQRIVSRVQHLAQGQQMPAISLSFGVVQMRGEDDVDAALRRADQALYEAKRQGRGCAVLAEGDEDEPVYSESRPLGLTPN, via the coding sequence ATGGAACTTCACCTGCCCACCCTGCTGCTGGCCTGCGCCGCCATGATGGGCCTGTCCGCGGCGGTGCTGGGCCTGACCGGCCTGACCCAGCGCGTCTACCGCGGCCACCCTTGGTGGGTGGCGGCCACCTGGGGCGCCACGCTGGGGGTGGCGCTGGAGTCGCTGCGCGACGCCGCGCCCGGGGTGTCCCTGGTCGCCCACCTGCTGCTGCTGCAATGGCCCATCGTCGTGCTGACCGGCCTGCGGCGCTTCGACGCCCGCCTGCCCCTGCCCTTCAAACCAGCCCTGGACGCCGGTCTGCTGGGCCTGGCGGCGGTGGCCGTGCTGGTGCTGGACATCCGCAATGGCGGCGCCGGCGATGCCGCCACCGCCTACGCCCTGGCTGCCGGGCTGCTGCACCTGTACGTGGCGGTGGTGCTGCTGTCAGTGGCGCCGCAGCCGCGCGTGCCCGCGCTGCGCCTGGTGGGCGCGCTGTTCATGCTGCTGGGGGTGGTGCTGCTGGCCCGCACCTGGCTGCCGCTGGACACCCAGGCCGCGCAGGCCGTGCGCCAGCATGCGCTGACGCACGCGCTGGCCTGCGTGGCCTTTGCCTTCCTGGCCCTGCACGCCACCTATGAACGCACCGAAAAGGACCTGCGTGAAAGCCGCCGCAAGCTGAAGGTGCTGGCCAACCTGGACATGCTCACGCAGGTGCCCAACCGGCGCCACTTCCAGGAACTGGCGCGGCGCGCGCTGGACCGCGACCCACCGGGCTCGGCGGCGGTGGTGATGTTCGACATCGACCACTTCAAGCAGATCAACGACAACTGGGGCCATGCGGTGGGCGACCGGGCCTTGCGCCTGCTGTCGCGCTGCCTGCAGGAGGTGCTGCGCCAGCACGACGTGTCGGGCCGTCGTGGCGGCGACGAATTCGCGCTGCTGCTGCCACGCACCCAGGCCCAGGACGCCATGCTGGTGGCCCAGCGCATCGTCTCGCGCGTGCAGCACCTGGCCCAGGGCCAGCAGATGCCGGCCATCTCGCTCAGCTTCGGCGTGGTGCAGATGCGCGGCGAGGACGACGTGGACGCCGCACTGCGCCGCGCCGACCAGGCCCTGTACGAAGCCAAGCGCCAGGGCCGCGGCTGCGCGGTGCTGGCCGAAGGCGACGAGGACGAGCCGGTCTATTCCGAGAGCCGCCCCTTGGGCCTGACCCCCAACTGA
- a CDS encoding uracil phosphoribosyltransferase (PFAM: Phosphoribosyl transferase domain~TIGRFAM: uracil phosphoribosyltransferase), with amino-acid sequence MPVITVTHPLVQHKIGLLRRSDISTKNFRELTGELARLLAYEASADFPLETAMQECWSGPVQVQRIAGRKVTVVPILRAGLGMLDGVLDMVPNAKVSVVGLARDHETLKPVHYFEKFVGHLDERTALIVDPMLATAGSMIATVSLLKARGCRDVRALVLVAAPEGVRALEAAHPDVRCWTAAVDSHLNELGYIIPGLGDAGDKIFGTKE; translated from the coding sequence ATGCCCGTCATCACCGTCACCCACCCGCTGGTGCAACACAAGATCGGCCTGCTGCGCCGCTCCGACATCTCCACCAAGAACTTCCGCGAACTCACCGGCGAACTGGCGCGCCTGCTGGCCTACGAGGCCAGCGCCGACTTCCCGCTGGAAACGGCGATGCAGGAATGCTGGAGCGGCCCGGTGCAGGTGCAGCGCATCGCCGGGCGCAAGGTGACGGTGGTGCCCATCCTGCGCGCCGGCCTGGGCATGCTGGACGGCGTGCTGGACATGGTGCCCAACGCCAAGGTCAGCGTCGTCGGCCTGGCGCGCGACCACGAGACCCTGAAACCGGTGCACTACTTCGAGAAGTTCGTCGGCCACCTGGACGAGCGCACGGCGCTGATCGTGGACCCCATGCTGGCCACCGCCGGCAGCATGATCGCCACGGTATCCCTGTTGAAGGCACGCGGCTGCCGCGACGTGCGTGCGCTGGTGCTGGTGGCCGCGCCCGAGGGCGTGCGGGCGCTGGAGGCGGCGCACCCCGACGTGCGCTGCTGGACCGCTGCGGTGGACAGCCACCTGAACGAGTTGGGCTACATCATTCCCGGCCTGGGAGATGCGGGCGACAAGATCTTCGGAACCAAGGAATAA
- a CDS encoding putative xylanase/chitin deacetylase (PFAM: Polysaccharide deacetylase), protein MRRAAELASALGLALVAAASAAAPACDKPLYLTFDTGHMGVAPLIADVLKRQDVKVTFFVANERTKTGGTSLDDEWAPWWLARAQEGHAFASHTWDHFVWRADAGDGFELKPTAGPNAGKLQRLDAAQYCAELKRPVTRLRAMGAAAGTLPLFRAPAGRTSPKLLAAARACGFSHVGWAPAGFLGDELASEQFPNDLLLKKALRDIRAGDILVAHLGIWSRKDPWAPAVLEPLITGLKDRGFCFATLRDHPQYGRP, encoded by the coding sequence ATGCGCCGCGCCGCTGAACTGGCCAGCGCGCTGGGGCTGGCGCTGGTGGCCGCCGCCAGCGCTGCCGCACCCGCCTGCGACAAGCCGCTGTACCTGACCTTCGACACCGGACACATGGGTGTGGCGCCCTTGATCGCGGACGTGCTGAAGCGCCAGGACGTGAAAGTCACCTTCTTCGTCGCCAACGAGCGCACCAAGACCGGCGGCACCAGCCTGGACGACGAATGGGCGCCCTGGTGGCTGGCGCGGGCGCAGGAAGGCCATGCCTTCGCGTCGCACACCTGGGACCACTTCGTCTGGCGCGCCGACGCGGGCGACGGCTTCGAGCTCAAGCCCACGGCCGGACCGAACGCCGGCAAGCTCCAGCGCCTGGATGCCGCGCAGTACTGCGCCGAATTGAAGCGCCCGGTGACGCGGCTGCGTGCCATGGGCGCGGCCGCGGGCACCTTGCCCCTGTTCCGCGCCCCTGCCGGCCGCACCTCGCCCAAGCTGCTGGCCGCCGCACGCGCCTGCGGCTTCAGCCATGTGGGCTGGGCGCCGGCCGGCTTCCTGGGCGACGAACTGGCCAGCGAACAGTTCCCCAACGACCTGCTGCTGAAGAAGGCGCTGCGCGACATCCGCGCCGGCGACATCCTGGTGGCGCACCTGGGCATCTGGTCGCGCAAGGACCCCTGGGCCCCGGCGGTGCTGGAGCCGCTGATCACCGGCCTGAAGGACCGCGGCTTCTGCTTCGCCACGCTGCGCGATCACCCGCAGTACGGGCGGCCCTGA
- a CDS encoding TIGR00266 family protein (PFAM: Protein of unknown function DUF124~TIGRFAM: TIGR00266 family protein), with protein MAMDVVDYEIKGSEMQFVEVELDPGEAAVGEAGSMMFMDAGIGMDTVFGDGSQGGGGGLFGKLLGAGKRLITGESLFTTVYTNNASAKQRVAFAAPYPGKILPMDLRQLGGTLLCQKDAFLCAARGVSLGIAFQQKMSVGFFGGEGFIMQKLEGNGLAFVHAGGTVLKRELAPGQTLLVDTGCVVAYTPSVNFEIQYVGKVKTALFGGEGLFFAKLTGPGTLWLQSLPFSRLASRVFAAAPQAGGGGREEGSILGGIAGGGLLGGILSGDDD; from the coding sequence ATGGCCATGGACGTGGTGGATTACGAGATCAAGGGTTCCGAAATGCAGTTCGTCGAGGTCGAACTCGACCCCGGCGAGGCTGCGGTGGGAGAAGCCGGCAGCATGATGTTCATGGACGCCGGCATCGGCATGGACACCGTGTTCGGCGACGGCTCCCAGGGCGGTGGCGGCGGCCTGTTCGGCAAGCTGCTGGGCGCGGGCAAGCGGCTGATCACCGGTGAAAGCCTGTTCACCACCGTCTACACCAACAACGCCAGCGCCAAGCAGCGCGTGGCTTTTGCGGCCCCTTACCCCGGCAAGATCCTGCCGATGGACCTGCGCCAGCTGGGCGGCACGCTGCTGTGCCAGAAGGACGCCTTCCTCTGCGCGGCCCGCGGCGTGAGCCTGGGCATCGCCTTCCAGCAGAAGATGTCGGTGGGTTTCTTCGGCGGCGAAGGTTTCATCATGCAGAAGCTCGAGGGCAACGGCCTGGCCTTCGTGCACGCCGGCGGCACCGTGCTCAAGCGCGAACTGGCTCCAGGGCAGACCCTGCTGGTGGACACCGGCTGCGTGGTGGCCTACACGCCCAGCGTGAACTTCGAAATCCAGTACGTGGGCAAGGTGAAGACGGCGCTGTTCGGCGGTGAAGGCCTGTTCTTCGCCAAGCTCACCGGCCCGGGCACGCTGTGGCTGCAAAGCCTGCCGTTCTCGCGCCTGGCCAGCCGCGTGTTCGCCGCCGCGCCGCAAGCCGGCGGCGGTGGGCGCGAAGAGGGCAGCATCCTGGGTGGCATTGCCGGCGGCGGGCTGCTGGGCGGCATCCTGAGTGGCGACGACGACTGA